The following are from one region of the Candidatus Woesearchaeota archaeon genome:
- a CDS encoding ATP-dependent DNA ligase, producing MKYAFLVELYEQLEQTAKRLEKTRELSLFLRKVPEDDLDSIALLLQGRIFPAHDENTIGVAARLVLKAISVATGIDQTKVEKEWKKTGDLGVTAEHLTTGKKQRTLVSSHLTVRKVFENLRKLATIEGEGTVDKKMQLIAELLTSAEPKEAKYIIRTVLEDLRVGVGDGTLRDAIVWAFFESETKLNYDEKEKTITPENREEYNKLVAAVQKAYDVTADFGAVALNAKTKGLKGIEKADITIGKPLKVMLFQKADDLKDAFERVGKPAAFEFKYDGFRLQVHKKGGVIKLFTRRLDEVTRQFPDVVDAVAKHAKSDNFILDAEAVGFDQKTKKYLPFQSISQRIKRKYDIKEIAEKFPVELNVFDLMAYNGENVMDKPFIERRKLIEKVVSSTKSKIVVAKHIITSDLKEAQKFYEESLAHGEEGVMAKNLEGIYKPGSRVGFGVKVKPTMETLDLVIVGAEWGEGKRSEWLSSFTLACQDDDGKLLEIGKVGTGIKELEQEEGGDVTFDDLTKELKPAIIEEKGKEVKVKPKLVIEVAFEEIQKSPTYSSGYALRFPRLIRLREDKSKADISTITQVEKAYKGQRGR from the coding sequence ATGAAATACGCCTTCCTCGTTGAACTGTACGAACAGCTGGAACAAACAGCCAAGCGCCTTGAAAAAACACGCGAGCTTTCGCTGTTTCTGAGAAAAGTGCCGGAGGATGACCTTGATAGCATTGCGCTTCTGCTGCAGGGAAGAATCTTTCCAGCGCACGACGAAAATACTATCGGCGTTGCTGCGCGACTTGTGCTTAAGGCAATCAGTGTAGCCACTGGCATCGACCAAACAAAAGTGGAGAAGGAATGGAAAAAAACTGGCGACCTCGGCGTCACTGCCGAGCATTTGACCACCGGAAAAAAACAGCGCACGCTCGTCAGCAGCCATCTCACCGTGCGCAAAGTGTTTGAGAACCTAAGAAAGCTTGCCACCATTGAAGGTGAAGGAACGGTTGATAAAAAAATGCAGTTGATTGCAGAACTGCTCACCAGCGCCGAGCCGAAAGAAGCGAAATATATCATACGCACAGTACTTGAAGACCTGCGCGTTGGTGTGGGTGATGGAACGCTGCGCGATGCGATTGTGTGGGCGTTCTTTGAAAGCGAAACAAAACTTAACTACGACGAAAAAGAAAAAACAATCACGCCGGAAAATCGTGAGGAGTACAACAAGCTCGTCGCCGCAGTGCAGAAAGCATACGACGTCACTGCTGATTTTGGTGCGGTTGCGCTCAACGCAAAAACCAAAGGCCTTAAAGGCATTGAAAAAGCAGACATCACCATTGGCAAGCCGCTCAAGGTGATGCTGTTTCAGAAAGCAGACGACCTCAAAGATGCGTTTGAACGGGTGGGAAAGCCGGCAGCGTTTGAATTCAAATACGACGGCTTCCGCCTCCAAGTCCATAAAAAAGGAGGTGTCATAAAACTATTCACCCGTCGGCTTGATGAAGTAACACGGCAATTTCCTGATGTGGTTGACGCGGTTGCAAAACACGCCAAAAGCGATAATTTTATTCTCGACGCTGAAGCAGTTGGCTTTGACCAAAAAACAAAAAAATACCTTCCATTTCAGAGTATCTCGCAGAGAATCAAGCGCAAGTATGACATCAAAGAAATTGCAGAAAAATTTCCCGTCGAGCTCAACGTATTTGACCTCATGGCCTACAACGGCGAAAATGTGATGGACAAGCCGTTTATTGAGCGCCGCAAGCTCATTGAAAAAGTTGTTTCATCCACCAAATCAAAAATTGTTGTTGCTAAACATATTATCACGAGCGACTTGAAAGAAGCGCAGAAATTTTACGAGGAAAGCTTGGCCCACGGCGAAGAAGGTGTCATGGCAAAAAATTTGGAAGGTATCTACAAGCCCGGCTCGCGGGTTGGCTTTGGCGTGAAAGTCAAGCCGACCATGGAAACGCTGGACTTGGTGATTGTGGGCGCGGAGTGGGGTGAAGGAAAACGCAGCGAATGGCTGAGCAGTTTTACCCTTGCGTGCCAAGACGATGATGGAAAACTGCTGGAAATCGGCAAGGTCGGCACGGGCATCAAGGAACTTGAACAAGAGGAAGGCGGCGACGTGACATTTGACGATTTGACCAAAGAATTGAAACCCGCAATTATCGAGGAGAAAGGCAAGGAAGTCAAAGTAAAGCCAAAACTGGTGATCGAAGTTGCATTCGAGGAAATCCAGAAAAGCCCGACGTATTCATCTGGTTACGCATTACGATTTCCACGGCTGATTCGCCTGCGCGAAGACAAGTCAAAAGCAGATATTTCGACGATAACACAGGTGGAGAAGGCGTATAAAGGACAACGGGGACGGTAG